From one Rhizobium lentis genomic stretch:
- a CDS encoding patatin-like phospholipase family protein, protein MSDDEHVPSSAVSSGSEDPEKPAERYKLGLCLSGGGYRAMLFHAGSLARLNEAGLLAKLDMISSVSGGSIASGLLAYVWPRLIFENEVAVNFKTEYVDRILAFSQIFADGPSFLKGVFNPFSSAAEEAAKLYERHLFDGRSPSLSDLPSSPWFVFCSSNLSTGSLFRMSNRYIADYRIGVSFHPALSLATAVAASAAFPPVLSPLRLDLSQFSWKREKLDDTVGDPVAPDRAILSDGGVYDNHGIEPALKRCDFLLVSDAGAPWRTSTRGYWNYLSQLNRVLDTMDNQVRSLRRRDLVGGFKAAKRAEMLGLDDLAKSALRARTRGVYWSIDSKEADLMPYASYRLPPSSVVPSEVGTYLHFLGARETEHLTNWGHYVCDAMLNRFYQSPLAPASGPPIIAGTVKPSRAARVSKRLFDFLPL, encoded by the coding sequence ATGTCGGACGACGAGCATGTCCCTTCGAGTGCCGTTTCGTCGGGATCCGAAGATCCCGAAAAGCCTGCGGAGCGTTATAAACTCGGCCTCTGCCTTTCTGGCGGCGGCTATCGGGCCATGCTTTTCCATGCGGGATCGCTAGCCAGGCTGAACGAGGCCGGTCTTCTGGCGAAGCTCGATATGATTTCGTCCGTCTCGGGCGGATCGATCGCATCCGGCCTGCTGGCCTATGTGTGGCCACGGCTGATCTTCGAGAACGAGGTCGCCGTCAACTTCAAGACTGAATACGTCGACCGCATTCTGGCCTTCAGCCAGATATTCGCGGATGGGCCGAGCTTCCTGAAGGGCGTGTTCAATCCCTTCTCCAGCGCGGCCGAGGAAGCCGCCAAACTCTACGAGCGACATCTTTTCGATGGAAGGTCTCCAAGCCTGAGCGATCTTCCAAGTTCACCCTGGTTCGTATTTTGCTCCAGCAATCTCAGCACCGGTTCGCTCTTCCGGATGTCGAACCGCTATATCGCGGATTACAGGATTGGGGTGTCGTTTCATCCGGCACTTTCGCTTGCGACAGCGGTTGCCGCCTCGGCGGCATTCCCGCCTGTACTGTCGCCGCTGCGGTTGGACCTGTCCCAGTTTTCCTGGAAAAGGGAAAAACTCGATGACACCGTTGGGGACCCCGTTGCTCCCGACAGGGCAATATTGAGCGATGGCGGCGTTTACGACAATCACGGCATCGAGCCGGCGCTGAAACGTTGCGACTTTTTGCTTGTCAGCGACGCCGGAGCGCCTTGGCGAACTTCCACCCGCGGATACTGGAACTATCTCTCCCAGCTCAATCGCGTTCTCGATACGATGGACAATCAGGTGAGGTCGTTAAGGCGGCGAGACCTGGTCGGCGGCTTCAAGGCTGCAAAACGGGCCGAGATGCTCGGTCTCGACGATCTCGCGAAATCGGCTTTGCGGGCAAGAACGCGCGGCGTCTATTGGTCGATCGACAGCAAGGAAGCCGACCTCATGCCATATGCCTCTTACAGGCTGCCGCCATCATCGGTCGTTCCCTCTGAGGTCGGCACCTACCTCCATTTCCTCGGCGCGAGAGAGACGGAGCATCTGACGAACTGGGGGCACTACGTCTGCGACGCGATGCTCAACCGGTTTTATCAATCGCCCTTGGCTCCAGCGTCGGGGCCGCCGATAATTGCCGGTACCGTGAAGCCGTCTCGGGCGGCGAGGGTCAGCAAGCGCCTGTTCGATTTCCTGCCCTTGTGA